The window TCTGTTGTTTGTAGCCTATTCACTCTACAATATTTTTATAGTAGTTAGAATCAAACATAGTTCAATAAATCCAAAATTAGTACACTAACAAGGGCATTCATGTTCCTTCCTAGCCATTTTCCCCACTGAAACAGGATAAAAtgtaaatagaaaggaaaaaagtagCATAGAATGTTATGAAAATcaagtatgtgttttttttttgagaagaaaaCATTGTACTTATTAACCACCATTGTTAGACTATGTAAAATAAGTCCTGAAAATGCACCACTTTGTTGACTTAGTCAAGAATACCTTTGATGAAGTCACAGAgaaaaagttttattggaattAGTTGAAGAGTATGGAGGAGAAGACAACGTTGAGATAGTAAACACGATACATCTTATGGGGAAGGTAACTTTAAAGAGTGCAGAATAGTGTGGTAAATAGAAATTCAGCTTCAGAGAGGTTATTTTAAATGGCAAAATCTTAACCTTATCTTATTATTTGAATAATGCAATTTGCAAAATGGTTCTAATATTGGGGTCCTTACAATGTCATGAGTTTCAGTTAAGCAGGATAttcattgaaaaaataatttattcatgaaTCAATTATACAAATCTCAAGGAAAAGCATGAAGTGTCAATGATAACCCAATGTTAGGTAGTAGCCTAACATTTAACTTTTCTGAAACTGCTGACATATGGCAAAACAAGCACTAGATCTGGTCTGAATTGAAAACCCCTATACATTTATATGCTGCATTCCCAACCCTCAGCAACTGAGAGTGTGCATATTTTGTATTTAGAATCTTTAGAGAAGTAATGAAGCTAAAATTAGATAATTTGTGGAGGCTCTCATCACAGATATCAGGTGTTCTTATAAAAAGAGGGGTTAGGACACACACAAAGAGGATAGCTCATGTGAAGACAGTGGGGAAAGGTGATCACATACAAGCTAGGGAGGGAAGCCACAGGAGAACAGCCTACTGGCTAACACACCAATAATATGCTTCTCATATCAAAAATTGGGAGACAATAAATTTATCTTAGATCAGCTATTTAATTGTGGTATTTTGTAAAACCATCCCAGCTTGcttactcccccccccccctttgaaTGGCACATCTCtatcttttaacattattttgtcTTGATAACACTTGTAAATGCTTAACTGTGCctgttgttatttgaaaggcagagttacaggacaGAAGGgagaacacagagagacagagtggggaggagagagagagatcttacattacttggttcactccacaaatgaccacaattgtgggggctaggccagcctgaagctaggagcttcatccaagctcccacatggttgcagggcaccaaggacttgagccatcttctcctaatttccaaggccataagcagggagttggatcaaagaGGAACAGCAAGAACTCGAACTGGCTTATGGATGAtttgctggtgctgtaggctTGACACAGTCTATTAAACCCGAGTGTCACACCCTAATTGCACCTTTAAAGTTGCTAAATTGAATTCCTACTTAAAGCAGACATGCAtgtttaattcatattttaatttatttactttgtaaTATCTTGATTATATCTAGTGTTTATGTAATAATGAATGTGTATATCTGTTTATCTATATGCATggatgtgtttgtgtatataccACAGGGAAACACAGCAAAAAAAACCACCTTGAAAGCAAAAACTAATTCTGGCATCAAAGTTTCCTCTCCTCGAGTCTGCAGTTCTATCTACAGAACTGTAAGAAATATATTTCTCTAGTTGATATATTAACAGCTTAAGAAATTTTCTTATAATAGTACAAACAGACTAAAAGAGCTGTCATGCAAAATTACCAACCAGAGTCTTTAGATTAAAGAAAAGGAACTATTAACAGTAATATGAATATACATACATCTACAAAGGACACCTAAAAACTgagtatacatataaatatacaaaaacaTTGTATAATTCCACTTATATGTAACTGTACTTTTGCTCTCATTTGAAATATTATTGTATGAATGCATGAATGTAAAATGCATGAATGTAAAATGCATGAATGCAAAATGCATGAATGTaaaatgctttgggctgtcctcgactgctttcccaggccacaagcagggagctggatgggaagtggggctgtcaggattagaaccagcacccatatgggatcccggtgcattgaaggtgaggactttagctgctaggccatcgtgcctgGCCCAATTGTAACAAGATTTTAATTGTAATATTCAGGGTTACTAGTAAAATGGTGAACACACACATTAATGAGTGAACTTCAAGTGTTTTATGGAAATGTGcatgacatttttgaaatttctttgtaTTATAGGCATACAAATATATTTAAGGTGCACTGACTGGAAAACATCTTTATGACACAAAATCAAGAGATAGCAGATGGGGGTTGGCACCCTGGGATAATATGCTAAACTTTTGCCTTCAGTGCCTGCATCACTTATCGGCATCTGTTAGTGTCTCCgctgctccacttataatccagtttcctgctaatggcctgggaaagcaggggagatgGCCCAATTCTttcggtccctgcacccacgtgggatcctatctttggattggctcagctgaggtcattgtggctactttgaaagtaagccagtagatggaagatttttctctctctccttttttattgtaactctatctttaaaataaaaataatataaatcttaaaaaaataactgtaGTTCAGAGAAAGAACAGGTGGATAGGGGGACAAAACTGATACACAGGAAAAGATTGCAAAATGAAAGGtacattattaattatattgcatgtAGGTATATTCGTCAGGTGAGTCAAAATCAAAATCtgtaaaatggattttaaaaatgattcaaatATGTGCTATCTACAGCAAGtagataaattaatttaaattaatttgtcTAATGTTAAAAAATAGAGTTATGCCATTCAAACTATATAAAAGAGAACTGGAATGGTTATATATTAGATTAAACAGAGTGGAAGACAAAACTTTTCCAAAGTTAAACAAGgtatcttaattttgtttttaatttgaaaggctaagtgacacacagagagaaagagaaacaaatcttacctttgctgatttgctccccaaatgatgTAAATGCTGGGACTGgttcaggccaaagacaggagcacTGAACTCATTTGGGTTACTCATGTGGCTGGCATGGTtccaagcacgtgagccatcttcctttgaggaccagaagtagagctagcaggactcaaaccagtgctgctGCGTGGGGTGCAGATGTTGTAAGTAGTGGCTTAGGCCACTGAACTACAATAATGGcttcaaacaaaagaaattttaatttttattgctttaattattttttaaaaatattttgttttaaaggcagagtaacagaaaaaggagagagagaaaggagagagagagtgagagagagagagttaattttaatcctctagttcactccccaggggaatttttttcatgatagaaAGAGCAATTATTTTAGAAGACATGACAGTTATAAATACACCTGGTTACAGAAATCCCCACAATAAGTACGTGATTTTGAAAGAGTTTAAAGCACAAATAGGCAATTCAATACTAAGAGTAAGACACATAAATCTCTCTCTGTGAAAAACGGATAGAATATCTAGAAACTAGAAATTAGAGACTTGTACTATAAATCAAGTAAACCTAACAAATATCTGTTATAACAATCCACAATCCATACAATAACAACAGTATATCTTGTTCTGCCTCTACAATAAACATTCATTCATTAAGACAAGAAGTTCTATAGGATAGATATATTccacaaaaaaacagaaacaaaaaaacagtacaaacaACACTTTTCTGATGACAGTGACATATTGACCTTACGGAAATAAAACATTACCAGAGAATAGTAGAAAAAATTGTAGGCAAATAAATTCAACTGGATTACGTGGACAGAAAACTTTAAGAAAAGCAATCAATCCAGGTATTCCAATTTCAGTTTACAAAGAATCTAGAAGCAGAAAACATGTACGATGGAGAGAAGGAAATCATGACAGCAGGAGCAGTTTCCTTAAGCTAACTACCATGAGACCTCATGGAGCAAGCGTTTGACTCAGTGACTGCaccatcccacactggagtacctgcttttcagttccagctccatTTCCTTTTCACTAATGTGCacgttgggggtgggggggaaggtaGTAGTGACAGCTGAAgcagttcctgccacctgcatgagaCATCTGGAACTTATCCCTAGCCTCGTCCTACTCTCAGCTAATACAGAATGCATTAAAGATAATGATCTAAAGTAATGTATCACTGACCTTCTTGTCAGAAACAGACTTTGAACACACAATGTTCTAAAAGTAAGTACCACCAAGTAGTTAGGTGCACCTTACTAACAGGAAAATATGCCTTCAAGGGTtgcattattgattttttttaattatttattatttaacttcagtaattacattgtattatgtgacacagttacatagatacttgggttctccccacccctccccaaaccctcccaccatggtggattcctccaccttgttgcataaccacagctcaagttcagttgagatttccccattgcaagcgtataccaaacatagagtccagtatcttattgtcccgtcaagttcaacggcttcttaggtataccctctctggtctgaagacagagccagcagagtatcatcccagtcaattgaaagctccaacataccatcagcaaaaatttacatcattatggaattaattggcctGGTGGCATTATTGATTTTAAACCTCCTTGctgtaaataatatttaaaaaggcaTATTTGTTTTCAATCGCACCTTTGTAAATACACTTGTCCCATTGGGGAGctattttccatctttctttccacTGATTCTAATTCGTCTTTGCATGAGTTATGATGTGAGCTTTCAGGTTATTTGACTGAATAAATCTCTTGTTACAACCGTCAAAGGGACACATAAAAGGTTTTTCACCAGTGTgaacgtgtgcatgtgtgcacaaatTGAAGTCCAGGGAAAAGCGCCTTCCGCATCCGTCAAAGGTGCACTGGAAgggcttctctccagtgtgaacCAGAAAGTGGCGTTTCAGCTTTGACTTCTCGCAGAACCCTTTCCTGCATTCAGCACAGACCTGGTGTCGGGGGCCGTGAATGAGCAGATGCTTTTTCAGGGCAGTTTTATCCCTCAACTTTTTTGCACATCCACTCTCAGGACAAGCGAATGTCTCTTCATTACATTTATTTGCTTTCGACTTCTTAGCAAACTCTGCCAGCAGTTTGGGATCCATTAAGTCAAGGCCAGGCATTCCTCCAGGAGGACGCTGCTTGCCTGTCACGTACTCTGAATACTCGGGACGTGAATTTTTTCCAAACTCCTGTTGAGGAAGTTGCTGTTTTCCCCCCTTTTTCATATATTACAAAGAACATTCAAGAAAAGCGCTTGCTTCAAGAACTTGCTGGGAAATATCTTGTTCGGTTCCCTCAAAAGACTTAAAAAGTGAGTCATCTTCTAGGAGCGGCTGAGGAAACTCACCTCTGATGACACATTTTATGTAGCAGTCAGGGAAGTCATCCTCTCCTGCACCTGGAAGGTCACGTGCAAAGCATGCGTCCTCATCACGGAAGGGCCATGTTGGCTGGAGGAGCTCCACTTTCGCCTGCTGCGTCTGGCTCGGCTTGGCTTGCTTTGTTTTAGTGCCCCGGAGGGCTCTCCCACCAGGGCACTTCTGGCCACCATTCTTGGCCCTTTTTCTCAGTTGCTGGCTCATGTCTTGTTGCTTGCCTGCTCCTTGAAAATTTGCACCAGAATATTCCAAACACTTACAGGAAGTTGTGATCTGGTGAAGTTGTCTTCAGCAAACACCTGTAGGTACGCTTTGTGATGACAAGAGCCTCTTCCCATTGTTGGCCAAAGTCTCAGCACTTTGTTGTCCAGGCCAACGCACCATGCCAGGGTCCGTCGTGCAGCTCCTCCTTTCCAGGGGAAAACGAAAAGTCGcattcatttattgttttgtgtttcttcttctcttcctcctcctcttcttttctctcttcctccttcccttcttccctatATCTTCCTGTTATATAAACGTAAAAAATGTTATATTTCAGATTCAAAGGCCTAAATATGTgcccaaaagaaaaatatgagagATGAAGTATTGTAAAACAGAGACAAAACAAACCATTGAAACCTTACTACTTTTCTCTGAAAGTTTGGAACACCAAAGATTGAAGGACTCTGAAGGTATAGCACATAagataggaaagaaaaacaaagcaaaacaccaCAAAGAGGTCAAGCACAAAAAAGCAGTACTCAGATTGGCATCGGAATTTTCACAGATAGCACTGGGTAATGGATAAAGTGCCATTCATCTTCTCATTTAAATGACTTTTGAGTCTGTAAATCTACATCAGTCCAAGCTATTAAACCAAATATAGGGCATATTAAATCATATTGATACATATAAAACCACAAGAGTTAGCTTACTATGTCAGGATGATACTTGACTGGAGTGCAATGAAACAAGGGAAAAATGTGCATAGTATAAATTAATTTCATCTAATCTAAATTGATTTCACACTTACACAAAAGTATTGCCTCTGGCCAAGTTAGGACATctattaattaaaaatagatgGTACTCaggctagcacaatggctcaattggctaattcttcactttcaagtgccaggatcacatatggcttttggttcatgtaccagctgcttcccactcagctccctgattacggcctaagaaagcagtagaggatcgtctaaagccttgggctcctacatCGATGTGTAAAACCCCgaaggagctcctgtctcctatctttggatcggctcagctttggccgttgtagccacttggggaggcaaccagcagatgggaaatctttctttctcctctttataaatctgcctttataatagaaataaataaatcatttaaaaaagagataaacaatagaaaaagaaaatggtgctGCTAAACATGCACAGGTAAGGCTCTGCGATTTGGTAATGAAGGACATCATTGCATGAACCGGTAATGGAATGAAAGGAAACCTGCAGCTGGAATCTCTGGACACTTTCAATGCATATAGTTCTTGTCACGATATCTTTTGCTTTCTATAAAATATCTTTATAAGAATGAACAGTACGATGTCTATGAGATAGTAAAGCAATTAAAATTTTAGAGTGATTTAAGTGTGACTGGGATATCAAAATGTATCTCTCCCTTCCGATGGTACCTGCATAAGTATGTTGCAGAGCAAGGCTACAACAAATAAGCCTCGGACCTACTATCCAGACAActctgaaatgcagagagagtaGGAAGTTTTACGAAGTGAGTGGTATatttttgagtgcattagcttTCCATTGCTGTTCTAAAAAATAAGCACAAATCCAATAGCTTAAAGTGAAATAGATTTATTATCTTACAGTTCTCTAACTCAGAATTTTCATGTGAGTGAGAGCTGAAATCTTCTTTGCGGCTCTAAGAAACCAATCATCTCTTATTTACTAGCACGCAATCTGTTCCTCCATCATCAAAACCAACAGTGATTAGATGAGTCTTTCTCAAATTGCATCACTTTGACACTGACCCTTCTGGTATGCCAATTCTACTTCTAAGAACCCTTTGATTGCATTGGACTCAATCAGATAATCTAGGATAATTTCTCTATTTCATGGTCAGCAGATGAGTAAGCTTAATTTTATGTGCAAACTAAAACCCCCTTTACTCTTGTAAACTAACACAATAAAAGGGATATAGCTATCTGAGAGTTTTTGGAGCAACCATGCTTCTGGATGCCAAAGTGAATTTAAAGCCAAATAAACTGAAAAC is drawn from Ochotona princeps isolate mOchPri1 chromosome X, mOchPri1.hap1, whole genome shotgun sequence and contains these coding sequences:
- the LOC101519282 gene encoding LOW QUALITY PROTEIN: zinc finger protein 42 homolog (The sequence of the model RefSeq protein was modified relative to this genomic sequence to represent the inferred CDS: substituted 2 bases at 2 genomic stop codons) → MSQQLRKRAKNGGQKCPGGRALRGTKTKQAKPSQTQQAKVELLQPTWPFRDEDACFARDLPGAGEDDFPDCYIKCVIRGEFPQPLLEDDSLFKSFEGTEQDISQQVLEASAFLECSLXYMKKGGKQQLPQQEFGKNSRPEYSEYVTGKQRPPGGMPGLDLMDPKLLAEFAKKSKANKCNEETFACPESGCAKKLRDKTALKKHLLIHGPRHQVCAECRKGFCEKSKLKRHFLVHTGEKPFQCTFDGCGRRFSLDFNLCTHAHVHTGEKPFMCPFDGCNKRFIQSNNLKAHIITHAKTNXNQWKERWKIAPQWDKCIYKVLSEENTGKFSFSFYDGKDTWFTTITIYLGHTTEVVFISYPSAFNPVFIGSKSTVLFKKFMMTRCTTGPPRSYLNAAITFYPDLESPKANTGPPGHYLLAEAKDILNQSGDGGSGGSGGSGGSGGSGSRGGSRGTASAVGDCGTQRVAAAEVVAAEGGSKRRFQRPRRREAAEPRLSPPASGRGRSVGRSAVRAPPAYGSGLAGCGPRPPAVQEYADLPAAPRELNPPKNPVVVASTTFGGSTEILKITRNRDRTQRACVVSLT